The window AACATATGGCGACATTACGGGTGGTGAGGGGCAGCCTAAAATTGTAGGAGATTTGTATTTAGCACACACTGACAATGCTGGCTACGGCTATGATCACGACATACTAGTAGACAGAAGTGGTGGGAGTGGCGCAACAGTCGATGAATATGTTGCAAAACACGACGGCGACGTAACTATCGAGCGGATTGATCGTAACACCGGGCAGACAGTTTATGAATCAAAATTATCCGGCGAGAAGGCGGCCAAAGCTAAAGAAATTTTAACCCGATTAGCACTACGCTATGCGAACGAAAAAATCGAAGCTTCCAACGACCCTGAGTTAGTTCAAAAATATGTCGACGAAGCATTCGAACATGTTGAAGCCCAAGTTGAAGATGAACGTAAAGACTTGCGTAGTGGTGACGAAAAACAAATCCGGGCGGACGCACTTTTGTATCCCGAGACTCATCATTTAGCAAAGCTTGAGGAAAACGACGCCCAGTCATGGGGCCGTGAGATAGCTTATGTGTTAAAAGAGGATCCACTATATATAGAGCGAGCTTTGCCTCAACTCGAGGCGGCTAGCCCAGAGACCGTCGAACAGCTCAAGGATATGATAAAAAATAAACTACGACTTCAGCGAGCTGCCAAATATACGCTGAGTAGACACAAAGAGTACTCTACAGCTAGTCAGCTGTATAGCGTGCTCGAGCAGCTTGGGGTTAAAGTTGGTCGTTACGATAGGCTAAGTAACCCTGCACTCGAGTCTCAGATAAACGATCTTGCTACAAGGTTAAAGACAAACATGAAGGTTAGGCGCGTTCTCGAGGGTACATTTCGTTCAGCTTCGTCTAGAGTAAATTATCGTCGCCGAAATGCCCCAAGCAATCATCTGGCAAACGATAGCCCCACGCAGCTAGCCGCCTAGCGATCAACCAGATCTTAGCGAATTGCAAAGATTGTTCGTGCTATAATATTAGTCTATTAAGGAGTTATTTTGGTTTTATGGATGGTCAACAATACGTAGTTTCTGCTAGTAAAAAGTTTAACGAGTCGGTCGAGCATTTCGAAGCCGAGGCCTCGAAAGTTCGAACTGGTAGAGCTCACCCGAGTATGCTCGACGGCATTATGGTCGAAGCTTACGGTACCGAAATGCCACTGATTCAGTGTGGTAGTATTAGCGTCCCCGAAAATACATTGCTCCAGATTACTCCATTCGATCCAAATAACATCCAGGCTATTAGTGCGGCAATTCGCAACGATCAACAGCTGGGCCTCAACCCAAGCGACGATGGTCGAGTTGTACGCGTGCCGGTACCGCCGCTAACTAGTGAGCGTCGTCAACAACTTGTTAAAGTGCTCAACGAAAAGAAGGAAGATGCCTTTATTAGTATGCGTACATCACGCCATGACGCCCTAAAAGAAATCAAAGATAATGTGCCAAGCCAAGACGAAGCCAAGCGTCTCGAAACTCAAGTCGACGAAGCTATGAACAAAGCTAAAAACCAAATCGAAACTGTAGCCAAAACCAAAGAGCAGGAAATCCTTACAGTCTAATTTCCTAGATCTTGGATCTTAGAGCTCAGAGCTTAGAGTATGTCGACCTACGATTATAAAAAACTAGAAGTCTGGCAGCGTTCCATGAAATTTGTAGTAGCAGTATATTCGGTGTGCGAAAAACTACCCGACTACGAGAAATATTCATTAGCAGATCAGCTTCGAAGAGCTAGCGTATCGATCCCGTCGAATATTGCAGAGGGACAAAAGCGTGCCAATAAAAAGGAAACTGTTCAGTTTACTTATGTTGCCATTAGCTCGCTAGCAGAAGTTGAGACGCAGCTGATACTTGCAAGTAGACTTCACGGCGTAAAAACAGATGATTTATTAACAGAATGTGAGATAATTGGCCGCATGCTCACAGCACTAACAAACTCTTTGAAGAGGATAAAATGAGCCTCCAAGATCCAAGATCTAAGATCAAAGATCTAATTCCAAAGCATATTGGGATTATCTTAGATGGTAATCGGCGGTGGGCCGAAGAAAACGGTTTACCGACAATGGAAGGCCACCGAAAAGGTGCCGACAATATCGAGTTCGTTGCCGAAGCCTTGTTTGATAAAGGTGTCGAGTATGTGTCTTTATTTGTATTTTCTACCGAAAACTGGAAACGGACTACCGAGGAAGTTGGCTATCTGATGAAGTTATTTGTAAAGCTGTTCAAAAAAGACAGCCAGCGTTTGATTGATCGAGGTTATCGAATTCTGTTTGCCGGACGACGTGATGGCAAGATTAACAAAGATATAAGTGAGGCAATCGAAGATCTCGAAGACAGTTCTAAAAATGGTAAGAATGGCACACTTGTTTTTTGCTTCAACTACGGCGGCACAACCGAGATAGTCGATGCGGTTAAAGGTATTGTTGAGTCTGGCATAAATCCCGAAGATATCGATGAGCAAACATTGTCCGAAAACATGTATCAACCAGAAGTCCCACCAATCGATCTGCTGGTGCGGACAAGCGGCGAACAAAGAATCAGTGGTTTTCAGCTATGGCGAGCAGCTTATGCAGAACTGTTGTTTATTGATAAACACTGGCCAGATTTTAGTCCGGCCGATGCTACAATGATTATCGATGAATTTTCGGCGCGTAACCGGCGGTTTGGAGGCTAAGTGAATATATTTCTGATTATCCTTGGGCTTGTATTATTTCAGTTACTAGTAATACTGCATGAATATGGTCATTTTTTGATTGCCAAGCGCAATGGTGTAGATGTTGAAGAGTTTGGTTTAGGCTTTCCACCAAAGATTGCCGGCAAAACAATGGGCAAGGGCATCTTCCGGGGTTACTACACAATCAATTGGTTGCCATTGGGTGGATTCGTGCGCCTTAAAGGCGAAAACGATAATGCAAAGGGTAAGCGTACCTATGGTGGATCGAGCTTAAAAGTCAAAGCAAAAATTATTCTTGCTGGTGTAGCCGTTAACTACATAATTGCCGTAATTTTATTTACGATTCTTGCCGCCGTCGGTATCCCTAAACTCCTGCCTCTAGAGCCAATCACAACCGACCAACAGTTCACCGTGGCGCGCGATACAAAGATTATCGACCAGCGGACTTACATTAACTATGTCGACAATAATTCGCCGGCGGCAATTGCCGGAGTCGAACAGGGCGATAAGCTGTTAAAAATTGGCGAGACCCAGATCAATAGCTACGAAGACTTAAAAGCCACAACTCCGCTTTATGCTGGGCAGACGGTGAATGTTGTCCTCGAGCGAGGTGGCACCGAACTCGTAAAACCGGTAAGCTTTATAAGTGAAGACGAGCATAGTCAAAGTGTTCAAGAATTTGACTCATGTATGACGAGCGGCGCGACAGATTGCGCTACCCCGAAAGGCTATTTTGGAGTGCTATCACAAGATTTTGTACTCCAGCGAAGCACCTGGTCGTCACCGATCACAGGCGTTGTCTTGAGCGCTCAGTATACAAAAGTCACTTTTCAAGGAATATGGCACGCAATTAGTGCACTTTTTAGCGGCAACACTCAAGAAGCCGAGAACTCGGTGGCTGGTCCGCTAGGTATATTTTTTGTAATCAAGCAGAGCGCTAATTATGGGCTAAGATTCTTACTGATGTTTATTGCCACGATATCTCTAACCCTGGCGATTATGAACAGTCTGCCGATTCCGGCTCTAGACGGTGGCCGTCTAATGCTCACAGTCTTGTTTAGAAAAGTGCTTAAAAAACCTCTTACAAAAAGCCTCGAAGAGCGAATTGTCGGCTCGAGTATGGCTGCATTGTTGGCATTAATGCTATTAATCACGATTGTCGATGTCCGTAGATTCATTCTATAAATCCAAGAAGTTCTTTGCACTAGTAACCGTGTTAACTGCGACTGCAATCTATTTTGTTGGTCAGTTTGTAGCCGCATTTGTATATTTAGCACTGACCAAAAACCAGCAAGTCGACCAGCTCGAGCCTTGGCAAACAACAGTTATCAGCCTAGCTTTTGGAGCGACTATTCTCGCCTGTATTTATTTAATTCTTAGAAGGCACGCCAAAACTCTTGCGGCGATGGCTCATAAACTGGGTATACGTAAGCCGACCAAAGAAACTTTTACTTATGCCTTACTAGGTTTTAGTGCCTACTTTGTGATCTTCTTAACCATAAGTATAGTCTTATCGCATTTTCAGCTAGTCGACTTAGAGCAAGCTCAAAAAACTGGTTTTGAGAATGTTTCGCAGCACAGCTTAGATATAGTTTATGCATTCTTAACTTTAGTGATAATCCCACCGTTTGTAGAAGAAGTGTTGTTTAGGGGGTTTTTGTTTCGTCGCCTCAAGGGCTTAGTAGGGGTAGTTGCGGCTGCACTAATTACTAGTGTTTTATTTGGAGTTGCACATTGGCAGTGGAATGTCGCCATCGACACGTTTGTGTTGTCGATGGTAATGATTTACGTTTTGCAGATACACGACAATCTGGTGGTAACAATGTTGATGCATATGCTCAAGAATATCTTGGCATTTCTAGTTATATTTCATGTTTAGCAACCTTTGTTTTTAAATGATATCTGATTTATACTTTCGATAAGTGGTTATACAAATATGAGATACAGTAAAGCATTTGGTAAAACATCTAAAAACGAGGGTACCGACCTAAGTGTAAAGTCGCACCGTTTATTAGTGCAGGCAGGATATATTCGGGAGTCGACAGCAGGCCGCTATTACTTACTCCCGCTAGGCATAAAAGTGCAACATAAAATCATCGCGATTATTAAAAAACATATGGATCAGGCTGGAGCACAACAACTCGTTACACCAACACTGCACCCGCTAGAGCTCTGGCAAGAAACTAATCGAGATAATGCAGCTGGTTACGAACTGACCTATGTTACTGATCGTCGAGGCGCAAAGTTTGCGCTTGGGGGCACAGCCGAAGAAATGATTGTCGATCTAGTGCGTAAGTTTAATATAAGCTACAAAGATCTACCTTTTAATGTCTATCAGTTTAGCTTGAAGTTTCGCGATGAAATGCGCGCTCGAGGTGGTTTATTGCGAGTTCGCGAATTTACCATGAAAGATGCTTATTCGTTTGGTAACGAAGAGCAATTCGAAGAAACTTATCAGACGATGCGCCAGACATATACAGATATTTTTAAAGAGCTGGGGCTCGAGACAGCAGTCGCAGAAGCCGATAGCGGTTATATCGGGGGCGAGTATTGTCATGAGTTTATCGCCGATGCCGAAGTGGGAGAGAGTACCTATTACACCGATGGTGAATATGTAGCTCACGAAGATGTTGCAGTCTTTGAACTCGAACCGCTTAATCTAGAAGAACCAGAAGCTGAGCTGAAAGAAGTTGACGCCGAGCGCGGTACAACTATGCAGGACGGTGCTGCAATGCACAATCTGCCGATGTGGCAGCAGATCAAAGATGTGATGTATGTAGACGAGGCCAATAATCGCTATATTTTAGCGGTTATACGGGGAGATTTTGAAGTTAACGAAACCAAGTTGATGCGAGGCTTGGGCCTGCACAATCTACGACTGGCCAACGAAGAAGAAATACGCGATGATATAGGTAGCGAACCCGGCTTCATTTCGCCGGTAAAGATATCTAAAACAACAAAATCTGGTCGACAGCTAATTGTTGTCGGCGACCCAAGCTTAAAAACTGTTAAGAATGCGTATGGCGGGGCCAATAGCAAAAATCGCGATTTGCTTAACATTAATTTTGGGCGCGACTATCAGTTAGATCAAGAGTTTGATATCGCCATGGCCCAAGCAGGCTTTAAGGCAAAATCTGGCAAACCTCTAGAAATGCGAAAAGGTGTAGAGGTGGGCAATATTTTTCAGCTTGGCTACCATTACTCAAACTTAATGAAAAATGCCGAGTTTACAAATCAACAAGGCTTTCGCCAGAAGTACTACATGGGTTGTTATGGGATTGGGGTTGAACGCACACTAGCTACAATCGCCGAAGTATACGCCGATGAGCATGGGCTTGTCTGGCCGGCGAACGTAGCTCCATACGAGGTTTATCTTGTAAGTATTGGCGATATACAAGACCGAGCCGATGATGTTTATGAGCAACTCACTAAAGCCGGAATAGATGTACTCTACGACGATCGCGATGTGCGGCCAGGCGAAAAAATGGCCGACGCGGATTTATTAGGTATACCGATACGGCTCGTAATTAGTCCACGGAGCCTAGAAAGTGATCAAGTAGAAGTAAAGCTGCGCACCAGTGCTGAATCCGAACTTGTCGAGCTTAAATCATTAATCAAACATATACATCAACTGCTTTCAAAGTAGTTTTTTGGTTGTATAAAATAAAGCTGTACAACCGGCATTTGCTAGTGTAGACTGAAGCGCTAATAAACTACTTTGAGCCAGATACGTGGGGACATCGCTGAGTTGTTAAATAGGAGTATTATTATGAATAAACAGTTTCACTTAACCAAAGACGGAATCGAAGAGCTAAATGCAGAAATCAAGCAGCTGATGAGTCGGCGAGTGGAAATCGCCGAAGCTATTAATATTGCGCGCCAACAGGGCGACTTGTCCGAGAATGCCGAATACACTGCTGCAAAATCCGACCAAGAACGTACTGAAAAGCGAATTGCCGAAATCGATCACATCCTAAAGAACGTGGCAGTTATTAAGCAGCGTAAATCCGACAAAGTTGTGCTAGGTTCGGTGGTTGAATTAAAAAATGCAGAAGGTAAAGCCACTTTTACAGTTGTCGGGACAGTTGAGGCTGATCCGCTTTCTGGCAAAGTAAGCGATGTCTCGCCAATCGGTAGTGCACTTTTGGGTAAATCAGTTGGTGATGACGTCGAGATCGTCTTGCCGAGCAAAACCAAGAAATATAAGGTCGCAAGCATCAGCTAGCGGTTATAGTTTTTGTATTACTTAGACCAGCTAGCAGTAGCTGGTCTATAAAGTTTAAGTAAGGTAGAATAAGGCGAACTATGGCAACACTCAAAGAATATCGAGACGAGCAGTTAGCAAAAGTATCAAGACTACGCGAAATGGGTATAGATCCGTATCCAGCCAAGAGCTTTCGCGATACTCAGGTTTCTGAAATCATTAACAACCCAGAATCAAAGATGGGCCAAGGTGTCTGTATAGCCGGTAGGTTAGTTGCACATCGTCAGCACGGCAAGGTTCAATTCATCGACCTAGAAGATTCCGGGGCCACAATCCAGGTGATAGTGCACGATGGCTCACTCCAACCAGAGTATCCAAAAGGCTTACTTGGTTTTGCAGATCTAGGCTTATTAACGCGAGGTGATTTTGTAGAGGTAGCTGGGGTAGTAGCCAACAGCCAAACCGGTCAACTCTCGATCGAGGCCAAAGGCGTGCGCATATTAACCAAAGTACTCCGACCACTGCCAGACAAGCTCGACGACAAAGAATCACGCCTACGCCGACGTTACCTCGACATGGCGGTTAACCCAGAAGTTCGTGAGCGATTTGTTCGTCGGAGCAAGTTTTGGCAAGCAACTCGTAATTTTTTAAACGGTGAAGGTTTTACTGAAATCAATATTCCTGTACTCGAGCATACGACTGGTGGGGCAGATGCCAACCCATTCGTAACTCATATGGACGCGCTTGGCGAAGACTTTTATCTGCGGATTAGCCATGAGTTGCCACTCAAGCGGTTACTGGGAGCTGGTTTTACTAAGGTTTACGACATAGGCCCACGCTTCCGCAACGAAAACTATAGTGATGAACATTTACCCGAACATGTAGCTATGGAATGGTACTGGGCTTATGCCAACTGGGAAGATGGCATGCAACTAACTCAGAGAATGGTGCGCTACATTGCCGACAACACTTGGGGAACCCGCCAATTTACGCTAGCCAACGGTATGCAAATCGATCTAGGCGCCGACGATCAAGATTGGCCAAAAATAAGTTTTGTTGGCTTACTCCAAGAAAAATATGGTCTAGATGTGCACACATGCAGCCTCGAAGAAGCAGTAGCCAAACTCAAAGAAGTTGGTGGCGAGGTCGAGAAAGTCGAAAACCGCAGCCGGGTAATCGATAAACTTTGGAAACTCGAACGCATTAAAATTGCCGGGCCGGCATTTCTGATTGAAGTACCTGATTTCTTGCAGCCGCTCGCCAAACTCAACAATTCCGACAACCGTTCAAGTGAACAGTTCAACCTAATGCTGGGTGGCAGCGAAGCTTGCAAAGCATATAGTGAGCTTAACGATCCGCTAGATCAATATGGTCGGTTTGTGCAGCAACAGCAGATGCGTCAGGCGGGTGACGACGAGGCGATGATGATGGATGTCGACTTTGTCGAGATGCTCGAGTATGGCATGCCGCCGGCATGTGGCTATGGCAATAGCGAGCGATTATTTTGGATGCTCGAAGGTGTAACCGCCCGCGAAGGTGTCGTGTTCCCACAACTTCGCAGGGAAGTTGACGAGACAACTAAGGGCATTTACCCCGAAGTATATGCTGCCGATGGTTTGCTCGCCAATGCCAGTGGCCGCGAGCAGGACTTTACCAAAAGGATAGTCGCGGTGGTCAACAAGCAACTAGAGTCATGGCAAGTAGCCAACACGGCCGCCCATATGAGCGCCTACCATGCTCACAAAATGGCCAAAGACGAATTTGATAGTGGTGAGTTTTTTGTAACAAAAGATAACCA of the Candidatus Nomurabacteria bacterium genome contains:
- a CDS encoding DUF2000 family protein — its product is MATLKEYRDEQLAKVSRLREMGIDPYPAKSFRDTQVSEIINNPESKMGQGVCIAGRLVAHRQHGKVQFIDLEDSGATIQVIVHDGSLQPEYPKGLLGFADLGLLTRGDFVEVAGVVANSQTGQLSIEAKGVRILTKVLRPLPDKLDDKESRLRRRYLDMAVNPEVRERFVRRSKFWQATRNFLNGEGFTEINIPVLEHTTGGADANPFVTHMDALGEDFYLRISHELPLKRLLGAGFTKVYDIGPRFRNENYSDEHLPEHVAMEWYWAYANWEDGMQLTQRMVRYIADNTWGTRQFTLANGMQIDLGADDQDWPKISFVGLLQEKYGLDVHTCSLEEAVAKLKEVGGEVEKVENRSRVIDKLWKLERIKIAGPAFLIEVPDFLQPLAKLNNSDNRSSEQFNLMLGGSEACKAYSELNDPLDQYGRFVQQQQMRQAGDDEAMMMDVDFVEMLEYGMPPACGYGNSERLFWMLEGVTAREGVVFPQLRREVDETTKGIYPEVYAADGLLANASGREQDFTKRIVAVVNKQLESWQVANTAAHMSAYHAHKMAKDEFDSGEFFVTKDNHMLPRNSQHPILIKKAELKELHKLYNKAKEAGIRLHVFIKEMIDTNSDAEIVESLKYQTIDEVVIYGIALYGENETVNNLTKHFQLWN
- a CDS encoding site-2 protease family protein; the encoded protein is MNIFLIILGLVLFQLLVILHEYGHFLIAKRNGVDVEEFGLGFPPKIAGKTMGKGIFRGYYTINWLPLGGFVRLKGENDNAKGKRTYGGSSLKVKAKIILAGVAVNYIIAVILFTILAAVGIPKLLPLEPITTDQQFTVARDTKIIDQRTYINYVDNNSPAAIAGVEQGDKLLKIGETQINSYEDLKATTPLYAGQTVNVVLERGGTELVKPVSFISEDEHSQSVQEFDSCMTSGATDCATPKGYFGVLSQDFVLQRSTWSSPITGVVLSAQYTKVTFQGIWHAISALFSGNTQEAENSVAGPLGIFFVIKQSANYGLRFLLMFIATISLTLAIMNSLPIPALDGGRLMLTVLFRKVLKKPLTKSLEERIVGSSMAALLALMLLITIVDVRRFIL
- the greA gene encoding transcription elongation factor GreA; amino-acid sequence: MNKQFHLTKDGIEELNAEIKQLMSRRVEIAEAINIARQQGDLSENAEYTAAKSDQERTEKRIAEIDHILKNVAVIKQRKSDKVVLGSVVELKNAEGKATFTVVGTVEADPLSGKVSDVSPIGSALLGKSVGDDVEIVLPSKTKKYKVASIS
- a CDS encoding four helix bundle protein; protein product: MSTYDYKKLEVWQRSMKFVVAVYSVCEKLPDYEKYSLADQLRRASVSIPSNIAEGQKRANKKETVQFTYVAISSLAEVETQLILASRLHGVKTDDLLTECEIIGRMLTALTNSLKRIK
- the uppS gene encoding di-trans,poly-cis-decaprenylcistransferase; its protein translation is MSLQDPRSKIKDLIPKHIGIILDGNRRWAEENGLPTMEGHRKGADNIEFVAEALFDKGVEYVSLFVFSTENWKRTTEEVGYLMKLFVKLFKKDSQRLIDRGYRILFAGRRDGKINKDISEAIEDLEDSSKNGKNGTLVFCFNYGGTTEIVDAVKGIVESGINPEDIDEQTLSENMYQPEVPPIDLLVRTSGEQRISGFQLWRAAYAELLFIDKHWPDFSPADATMIIDEFSARNRRFGG
- the frr gene encoding ribosome recycling factor, coding for MDGQQYVVSASKKFNESVEHFEAEASKVRTGRAHPSMLDGIMVEAYGTEMPLIQCGSISVPENTLLQITPFDPNNIQAISAAIRNDQQLGLNPSDDGRVVRVPVPPLTSERRQQLVKVLNEKKEDAFISMRTSRHDALKEIKDNVPSQDEAKRLETQVDEAMNKAKNQIETVAKTKEQEILTV
- a CDS encoding CPBP family intramembrane metalloprotease, which produces MSVDSFYKSKKFFALVTVLTATAIYFVGQFVAAFVYLALTKNQQVDQLEPWQTTVISLAFGATILACIYLILRRHAKTLAAMAHKLGIRKPTKETFTYALLGFSAYFVIFLTISIVLSHFQLVDLEQAQKTGFENVSQHSLDIVYAFLTLVIIPPFVEEVLFRGFLFRRLKGLVGVVAAALITSVLFGVAHWQWNVAIDTFVLSMVMIYVLQIHDNLVVTMLMHMLKNILAFLVIFHV
- a CDS encoding proline--tRNA ligase, with the protein product MRYSKAFGKTSKNEGTDLSVKSHRLLVQAGYIRESTAGRYYLLPLGIKVQHKIIAIIKKHMDQAGAQQLVTPTLHPLELWQETNRDNAAGYELTYVTDRRGAKFALGGTAEEMIVDLVRKFNISYKDLPFNVYQFSLKFRDEMRARGGLLRVREFTMKDAYSFGNEEQFEETYQTMRQTYTDIFKELGLETAVAEADSGYIGGEYCHEFIADAEVGESTYYTDGEYVAHEDVAVFELEPLNLEEPEAELKEVDAERGTTMQDGAAMHNLPMWQQIKDVMYVDEANNRYILAVIRGDFEVNETKLMRGLGLHNLRLANEEEIRDDIGSEPGFISPVKISKTTKSGRQLIVVGDPSLKTVKNAYGGANSKNRDLLNINFGRDYQLDQEFDIAMAQAGFKAKSGKPLEMRKGVEVGNIFQLGYHYSNLMKNAEFTNQQGFRQKYYMGCYGIGVERTLATIAEVYADEHGLVWPANVAPYEVYLVSIGDIQDRADDVYEQLTKAGIDVLYDDRDVRPGEKMADADLLGIPIRLVISPRSLESDQVEVKLRTSAESELVELKSLIKHIHQLLSK